The sequence CACGTTCAATTGCGTGTTGAATCTGCTGGTTTCGACGAAGAAATTTGAGACCATTCATGAGGTGTACGCACGTGCTCCGAGCTTGTGCGTGGAGGTTGATGCCTGTTGCCTGAATATCATCATAAAAGGGCTGTGTGAGTGCGGGAAGATCGAGGCTGCCCTCAATGTGCTCGATGAATTTCCTAAGCAGAAATGCGTCCCTAACGTGAGATCCTTTTCGACAATAATGCATGGCTTGTGCGAGCTTGGTCGAGTGGATGAGGCATTTGGTTTGTTGGATAGGATGGAATCAGAGGGGGTGGAGGTGGACGCAATTGTGTTTAACACATTGATCCTAGGACTAAGAAAACAAAAGAGATTTCGAGAAGGGATTGAACTTTTCAACACAGCTATGGTCAAGGGATGCAAGCCGAATCCCGGAACTTATCAAGAGGTGTtgtattgttttcttgatgcaAAGTGCTTTCTTGAAGCTAAGAATTTTATGCAAAAGATGATTGAGAAGGGAATAAATCCGAGCTTTGAATCTTACAAGTTGGTGATAAAGGGATTTTGTTGTCAGAATCTGGCGGAAGATGTGGAATGGTCATTGAAGGAAATGGTAAGGCATGGATTTGTGCCAAAAATGGGAATGTGGAAACAAATTGTTAGGTGTGTTTTATCTACCGGGGTTGGCATCGATACTAGATGTGTGTGTGTCTATTTTGATGAGATAATCGGAAAATAGAGCACCTGAAGTCTTGATTTTGGAGGGCTAGCCACTAGCGTTAAGAGCTGATAATACAAATCATTTATCTTTGTGGATGGATTTTGTGGACAGACTTGAAGAAATCATAAACCATCTAAATTATATGATTCTCTTGACACCACTCCTCTTCGATTTCAGAGAGCAAGCAGTTATCTGTAATGGGATAGTATTGGCCAACTTCAGACTCAAACTGAAGCTTCTGCTTGAAGATTCTTATGAGTTTCCCAAGAGTTTGCATGAGTTTGGATGAAGGTATTCTCCATGCTCCAGTTAACGACTTGGCTTgcaacaaaaaaagaaaaaaatatgacATATTTTACCCCATTTTCCACAAATAAAAATTATAGTCAAGAGAACCGCGGAGTAGAAAGTTATGCATTCAATAGTTATGGTAAtttttttggccaaaaatgaACCGTCCGTTTTAAGCCTTTATTTTGGTTTGTTTACAGAAAATATAATGCGTGTGAGATGCGGCCAGGAACAATTATGTTCCCACCCAAATCCCAATTCTCCCATTGTTCTAAAAAGTGCAAAAAAGTATGCATGAAGACTGAAGAACTATTAACTATTAAGTGTGAAGCATGAAGAAAAAATTTTAATCCAGACaaaagagagagagaaaaaaGGTCAACTTTTAAGGTTTCACTGTCCTAAACCTAAGGTTGACCAAATTATGATtaagatttatgcgaggaagAAACGCAAAAATCCGCGAGTTGAACAtgagattttaaaataaaattttaattcaaatttttataattttcattatttttttatatgaattattaaatattaaatatttgttcgcataaaattttttaaacaaaaccccTTAAACAaagataagaaaatatttttaatggtTGCTCTTGATAGTAAAAATATTCAAAGgttcatatatttatttctgaaaattttgtAAGTTTATGATTTCTTTGATCTATCGATTtcgattgaatatatatatatatatatatatatatatatatatataattaaattaaattacaataaaaactaaacatttttttatttactagTAAAAAGCACGTGCGACGTGAGTACACATAATCAATTTATAATTTGTGGGTCATATCACTCAAAGTTATAATCATTTTTTAAGAATGTATTTCCTGAAATTAAAATTCATCTCTCCttaatatatatgataatattttagtttgattaaaaaataatttaaaatttcctaAAAAATATAGGTGTTAcctaaatttcataaatttagTCCTAATAATATGTAAGATGATGTTTTCTATccgtatattttttaaaacacattTTTTATAGTTGTAAATATGAATTAAGATTTAGAAATAGTTCTTTTCTAGAATTCAAAAATCATGTTCATTTTTTTAAGCtactcaaaaaatttaaaatttaaatttaattttattattaattgtgtATCTCAAATTAATTTGAATGTTCAAATCATACTACGAAtgataaacaatttaaatattcaaattttgtCATTTTCATCGTAACCACTTGGACATCCGATCCATTCCTCTGTTTTATTACGTGTCTTCTTATTTGAGTAAACGCAATTAGTTTCGCGTCATCTTTGATATCAATGAATTCATGTGCTGGTTGTTCGGATATTTTCTCATCTTATTTCTTATTTATAGATTTTGgtgaatttttctttttttttttcttcggtGTCATTTGCTCTCTTGACGTTTTAGCtagtttcgaagattttttGCCATGATATTTGCAATCCTTACTTGACAATACAGAGAGACGCTTCTTCTTTAATTTTTACTAAGTTATTTATCCATCTTAAAAGGGCAAAGTCGATAATTCACAATCGTAAAATTTTGCCCTTTTATTCACTCTTTTAGATatgtatagatatagatatcaTGTAATTTACAATCATGTATCAATTTTGAattgtgaaaaaaaaacattttatataATTGATCTAATATTTTATTCACACAATCAAAAAAATGTCattgtatatattattcatattttagttGTAGAAAACACCATTTTAACCAATTAAATGTCAATAATAAAGGCCAAATAAAAAGATATATGAAACCATTATCAGGCACTAATTAATGCCCTATAAAAATTTACTTATATGTCCTTACACAAAATGTACTATGTGTATTGTATATTACTTTTATATCCCTATGTATATTTATTAGGAATACATGGCAAGAGAATAAAAGGGCAAAGTCGATAATTCACCATCATAAAACTTTGCCCTTTTATTCACTCTTTTAGATAGGTATAGATTATTcacaaaatcaaaaaaatttccttgtatatattattcatattttagttGTAAAAAACACCATTTTAACCAATTAAATGTCAATAATAAAGGCCAAATAAAAAGATATATGAAACCATTATGAGGCACTAATTAATGCCCTATAAAAATTTACTTATATTTTCTTACACAAAATGTACTATTTGTATTGTATATTACTTTTATATCCCTATGTATATTTATTAGGAATACACGGGCAAGAGAATAAAAGGGCAAAGTCGATAATTCACAATCGTAAAATTTTGCCATTTTATtcactcttttagatagctcttTTAGATAGGTATAGATTAAATGTCAATAATAAAagccaaataaaaaaatatataaaaccaTTATGAGGCACTAATTAATGTCCTATAAAAATTTACTTATATGTACTTACACAAAATGTACTATGTGTATTTTATATTACTTTTATATCCCTATGTATATTTATTAGGAATACACCGGCAAGAGAATAAAAAGAGCAAAATCGATAATTCACAATCGTAAAACTTTGCCCTTTTATTCACTCTTTtagatagatatagatatagattattcacaaaatcaaaaaaatgtccttgtatatattattcatattttagttGTAGAAAACACCATTTTAACCAATTAAATGTCAATAATAAAGGCCAAATAAAAAGATATATGAAACCATTATGAGACACTAATTAATGCACTATAAAAATTTACTTATATGTTCTTACACAAAATGCCATTTTATTCACTCTTTTAGATAGGTATAGAACTTTTATATCCCTATGTATATTTATTAGGAATACATGGGCAAGAGAATAAAAGGGCAAAGTCGATAATTCATAATCGTAAAACTTTG comes from Henckelia pumila isolate YLH828 chromosome 4, ASM3356847v2, whole genome shotgun sequence and encodes:
- the LOC140866331 gene encoding small ribosomal subunit protein mL103 (rPPR7), whose amino-acid sequence is MKQTMSYRLKLLQPICRSAILLPRLNLSLFFFRQFSSHLSDKRCVPPDLLSHKDWLSQPQVIRIFNQIKDPDLILPLFIQLSNRKDYNPNESIYSTVINKLSAAGDFDGVETIMQRIKLERRCRLSDALFRDVIKIYGHSAGRINKAVETLFDMPNYKCWPSVVTFNCVLNLLVSTKKFETIHEVYARAPSLCVEVDACCLNIIIKGLCECGKIEAALNVLDEFPKQKCVPNVRSFSTIMHGLCELGRVDEAFGLLDRMESEGVEVDAIVFNTLILGLRKQKRFREGIELFNTAMVKGCKPNPGTYQEVLYCFLDAKCFLEAKNFMQKMIEKGINPSFESYKLVIKGFCCQNLAEDVEWSLKEMVRHGFVPKMGMWKQIVRCVLSTGVGIDTRCVCVYFDEIIGK